Proteins found in one Rhodobacter capsulatus SB 1003 genomic segment:
- a CDS encoding DUF6280 family protein, producing the protein MRDFVDGSAFNYEQGQRARKLFAAVVLAALDDAIADDKKYGNGPEQIARWARSRDGREVLSCAGIDPNERVVKGLMEFVSKGVRTSVALSREESERRIAAEEAEAA; encoded by the coding sequence ATGCGCGATTTCGTTGACGGCTCCGCATTCAACTATGAGCAAGGTCAGAGGGCGCGCAAGCTGTTTGCCGCGGTCGTCCTGGCGGCTCTGGATGATGCGATTGCCGATGACAAGAAATACGGCAACGGCCCCGAGCAGATCGCCCGCTGGGCGCGCTCGCGCGATGGGCGCGAGGTCTTGTCCTGCGCCGGGATCGACCCGAACGAGCGCGTGGTCAAGGGGCTGATGGAATTCGTGTCGAAAGGGGTGCGGACCTCGGTGGCACTGTCGCGCGAAGAAAGCGAACGGCGGATCGCGGCAGAGGAAGCAGAGGCGGCCTGA
- the ygfZ gene encoding CAF17-like 4Fe-4S cluster assembly/insertion protein YgfZ, which yields MRKIFDITGQDREHFLQGLVSNDLRRLAEGPLYAALLTPQGKYLADFFLIARGEAILLDIEAAIAEATVARLNMYRLRADVAIAPSALSVFCGTGPAPEGALSDPRHPELGWRLYGDRDGDDGSDWDALRVAHLIPATGIELTPETYILEAGFERLHGVDFRKGCYVGQEVTARMKHKTELRKGLVQLAISGAAPVGTPIGAGGKTVGTLYTQSGGKALAQLRLDALEGPMQAGEAQLRAVEAITKA from the coding sequence ATGCGCAAGATCTTCGACATCACCGGCCAGGACCGCGAGCATTTCCTGCAGGGCCTTGTCTCCAATGACCTGCGGCGGCTGGCCGAGGGGCCGCTTTACGCCGCGCTGCTGACGCCGCAGGGCAAGTATCTGGCGGATTTCTTCCTGATCGCGCGGGGCGAGGCGATCCTGCTCGATATCGAGGCCGCGATTGCCGAGGCCACCGTGGCACGGCTGAACATGTATCGTCTGCGCGCCGATGTGGCGATCGCGCCCTCGGCGCTGTCGGTCTTTTGCGGCACCGGCCCCGCGCCCGAAGGCGCCCTCTCCGATCCGCGCCATCCGGAACTGGGCTGGCGGCTTTACGGCGACCGGGATGGCGACGATGGCAGCGACTGGGATGCGCTGCGCGTGGCGCATCTGATCCCCGCCACCGGCATCGAGCTGACGCCCGAGACCTATATCCTGGAAGCCGGGTTCGAACGGCTTCACGGCGTCGATTTCCGCAAGGGCTGCTATGTCGGGCAGGAGGTCACGGCGCGGATGAAGCACAAGACAGAGCTACGCAAGGGGCTGGTGCAGCTGGCGATTTCGGGCGCGGCGCCGGTGGGCACGCCGATCGGGGCGGGCGGCAAGACCGTCGGCACGCTTTACACGCAATCGGGCGGCAAGGCGCTGGCGCAGCTGCGGCTGGATGCGCTGGAGGGGCCGATGCAGGCCGGAGAGGCGCAGTTGCGGGCGGTGGAGGCGATCACAAAAGCGTGA
- a CDS encoding pyridoxal-phosphate-dependent aminotransferase family protein, with the protein MSLAQGRSYLAIPGPSVMPDRVLRAMHRAAPNIYEGDLIDLTARVMTDLRRVALCSGHVAIYLANGHGAWEAAISNLFSRGDTALSLITGRFGLGWAQHARSLGVTVETLDFGIKAPVDPARVEAALRADTARKIKVVLLTHVDTASSVLNDVAAVRAAIDAAGHPALLAVDCIASLGCDEFRFDDWGVDVMVAASQKGLMVPPGLGLVWVSDKAVAACKGAGLVTPYWDWGPRIFAQEYWQQFGGTAPTHHLFGLAEALQMILDEEGLPQVWARHRTLSRSVAAAFEAWGQGGDIALNVPVAAHRSGAVTAARIGQGGAARLRAWCETEAGVTLGIGLGMAAPGTPEAGDFLRIGHMGHVNAHMVLGVLATMEAGLQALGLAHGGGGIQSAAAVIAAG; encoded by the coding sequence ATGAGCCTTGCCCAGGGACGTTCCTATCTTGCCATTCCCGGCCCCTCGGTGATGCCCGACCGGGTGCTGCGCGCGATGCACCGCGCCGCGCCGAACATCTACGAGGGCGATCTGATCGATCTGACCGCGCGGGTGATGACCGATCTGCGCCGCGTCGCGCTCTGTTCCGGCCATGTGGCGATCTATCTGGCCAATGGCCACGGCGCCTGGGAAGCCGCGATCTCGAACCTGTTTTCGCGCGGCGATACCGCGCTTTCGCTGATCACCGGGCGGTTCGGGCTGGGCTGGGCGCAGCATGCCCGGTCGCTGGGGGTGACGGTCGAGACGCTTGATTTCGGCATCAAGGCGCCGGTCGATCCGGCCCGGGTCGAGGCCGCGCTGCGCGCCGATACCGCCCGCAAGATCAAGGTCGTGCTGCTGACCCATGTCGATACCGCCTCGTCGGTTCTCAACGATGTCGCGGCGGTGCGGGCGGCAATCGATGCCGCGGGCCATCCGGCGCTGCTGGCGGTCGATTGCATCGCCTCGCTGGGCTGCGATGAGTTCCGCTTTGACGACTGGGGCGTCGATGTGATGGTGGCGGCGAGCCAAAAGGGGCTGATGGTGCCGCCGGGTCTGGGCCTCGTCTGGGTTTCCGACAAGGCGGTGGCGGCCTGCAAGGGCGCCGGTCTCGTCACGCCCTATTGGGACTGGGGGCCGCGGATCTTCGCGCAGGAATACTGGCAGCAATTCGGCGGCACGGCGCCGACGCATCACCTCTTCGGTCTGGCCGAGGCGCTGCAGATGATCCTCGACGAGGAAGGCCTGCCACAGGTCTGGGCGCGGCATCGCACCCTGTCCCGCAGCGTCGCCGCGGCTTTCGAGGCCTGGGGGCAGGGCGGGGATATCGCGCTCAATGTGCCGGTGGCGGCGCATCGTTCGGGCGCGGTGACGGCGGCGCGGATCGGGCAGGGCGGCGCGGCGCGGCTGCGCGCCTGGTGCGAGACAGAGGCGGGGGTCACGCTCGGCATCGGCCTTGGCATGGCGGCGCCCGGCACGCCCGAGGCGGGGGATTTCCTGCGCATCGGCCACATGGGCCATGTGAACGCCCATATGGTGCTGGGCGTTCTGGCGACGATGGAGGCCGGTCTGCAAGCTTTGGGCCTTGCCCATGGCGGTGGCGGCATTCAATCTGCCGCCGCGGTGATCGCCGCGGGCTGA
- a CDS encoding ABC transporter ATP-binding protein, whose product MPQAKTEDRATSSSPSAPSSSRIFARIWRDYLRQQWLLMAVAMLLLMIEGSTLGLLSWMIEPLFDRVFAQGQTGAVMWVGAAIFGLFLIRAITSVASKTLLTAVAQASSTAMQIDIVRHILRLDQSFFQTNPPGALIDRVQGDTQAVQGVWSVFVSGAGRDAVSLVSLFVVALAIDWRWTLAALIGAPLLIAPTAMAQRYIRRKTRQMRDESGQRATRLDEVFHGIAAVKLYQMEDYQLGRFTALVQRIRRALVKMSFSQSIVPALIDVMTGLGFFAVLLMAAPEITSGERTVGEFMSFFTAMTLTFQPLRRLGGLAGTWQSARASLERLYEVLDIAPGVFAPARPAAAPATTLIRFDQVDLSYGQKPVLRGLSFTAEAGKTTALVGPSGAGKSSVFNLLTRLVEAQSGAITLGGVPITALDPAVLRGLFAMVTQDAALFDETIRENILLGRTDVAPEVLARAIEVAHVREFTEAMPLGLDTPAGPRGSALSGGQRQRVAIARAVLRDAPILLLDEATSALDTASEAKVAEALTTLSQGRTTLVIAHRLSTVRHADKIVVIVEGQVVEEGTHEDLLARGGAYATLCRMQLVE is encoded by the coding sequence ATGCCACAGGCAAAGACCGAGGACCGCGCGACCAGTTCTTCCCCCTCCGCCCCCTCCTCGTCGCGGATCTTCGCGCGGATCTGGCGCGACTACCTGCGGCAGCAATGGCTGCTGATGGCGGTGGCCATGCTGCTTCTGATGATCGAGGGATCGACGCTTGGCCTGCTCAGCTGGATGATCGAGCCGCTCTTCGACCGGGTCTTCGCGCAGGGCCAGACCGGCGCGGTGATGTGGGTCGGCGCGGCGATCTTCGGGCTGTTCCTGATCCGGGCGATCACCTCGGTCGCGTCCAAGACGCTGCTGACCGCGGTGGCGCAGGCCTCCTCGACGGCGATGCAGATCGACATCGTCCGCCACATCCTGCGGCTGGATCAAAGCTTCTTCCAGACCAACCCGCCCGGCGCGCTGATCGACCGGGTGCAGGGCGACACCCAGGCGGTGCAGGGGGTCTGGAGCGTCTTCGTCTCCGGGGCGGGGCGCGATGCGGTGTCGCTGGTGTCGCTCTTTGTTGTCGCGCTGGCGATCGACTGGCGCTGGACGCTGGCGGCGCTGATCGGGGCGCCGCTGCTGATCGCGCCGACCGCGATGGCGCAGCGCTACATCCGCCGCAAGACCCGGCAGATGCGCGACGAATCCGGCCAGCGCGCGACGCGGCTCGACGAGGTGTTTCACGGCATCGCCGCGGTGAAGCTTTACCAGATGGAGGACTATCAGCTGGGCCGCTTCACCGCGCTGGTGCAGCGGATCCGCCGGGCGCTGGTGAAGATGAGCTTCTCGCAGTCGATCGTGCCCGCGCTGATCGACGTGATGACCGGGCTTGGCTTCTTTGCCGTGCTCTTGATGGCCGCCCCCGAAATCACCTCGGGCGAACGCACGGTGGGCGAGTTCATGTCCTTCTTCACCGCGATGACCCTGACCTTTCAGCCGCTGCGGCGTCTGGGCGGGCTGGCGGGCACCTGGCAATCGGCCCGCGCCAGCCTCGAGCGGCTTTACGAGGTGCTTGACATCGCGCCCGGCGTCTTTGCCCCCGCCCGTCCCGCCGCGGCGCCGGCGACGACGCTGATCCGCTTCGATCAGGTCGACCTTTCCTATGGGCAAAAGCCGGTCCTGCGCGGGCTTTCCTTCACCGCCGAGGCGGGCAAGACCACCGCGCTTGTCGGCCCCTCGGGCGCCGGGAAATCGAGCGTCTTCAACCTGCTGACCCGTCTGGTCGAGGCGCAGTCGGGGGCGATCACCTTGGGCGGCGTGCCGATCACCGCGCTCGATCCGGCGGTGTTGCGCGGGCTTTTCGCGATGGTGACGCAGGATGCCGCGCTCTTTGACGAGACGATCAGGGAAAACATCCTGCTGGGCCGGACCGATGTCGCGCCCGAGGTGCTGGCCCGCGCCATCGAGGTGGCGCATGTGCGCGAATTCACCGAGGCGATGCCGCTTGGCCTCGACACCCCCGCCGGTCCGCGCGGCTCGGCGCTCTCGGGCGGGCAGCGCCAGCGCGTCGCCATCGCCCGGGCCGTGCTGCGCGATGCGCCGATCCTGCTTCTGGACGAGGCGACCTCGGCGCTTGACACCGCCTCCGAGGCGAAGGTGGCCGAGGCGCTGACGACCCTGTCGCAGGGCCGCACCACGCTGGTGATCGCGCACCGGCTCTCGACGGTGCGGCATGCCGACAAGATCGTGGTGATCGTCGAGGGGCAGGTGGTGGAAGAGGGCACGCACGAGGATCTGCTGGCCCGCGGCGGCGCCTATGCCACCCTGTGCCGGATGCAGCTTGTGGAATGA